Proteins found in one Nocardia brasiliensis ATCC 700358 genomic segment:
- a CDS encoding lysophospholipid acyltransferase family protein produces MAREPVYDLLTGLVRTIFLVQGLRIDIAGQERIPRTGGAVLAVNHTAYLDFMEVGLVGRKSGRNVRYMMKAELEHGIVGFLMKHCKAIGVDRTAGAESYGRAVQALRDGELVVVYPEATISRSFELKEFKSGAARMAIEADVPIVPVVIWGAHRVWTKDIPKKLGRHNFPINIRVGTPIPATEPAETLTATLRTAMSTLLGQAQQDYPMEPGARWVPARLGGTAPTLDEAAVLEQEELARRRAARDH; encoded by the coding sequence ATGGCGCGGGAACCGGTTTACGACCTACTCACCGGCCTGGTCCGCACCATATTCCTGGTGCAGGGCCTGCGGATCGATATCGCCGGACAGGAACGCATCCCGCGGACCGGCGGCGCAGTACTCGCCGTGAACCACACCGCGTACCTGGACTTCATGGAGGTGGGACTGGTCGGCCGCAAGTCCGGCCGCAACGTCCGATACATGATGAAGGCCGAGCTGGAACACGGCATCGTCGGCTTTCTGATGAAGCACTGCAAGGCCATCGGCGTGGACCGCACCGCGGGCGCCGAATCCTACGGCCGCGCGGTGCAGGCGCTGCGCGACGGCGAACTGGTCGTGGTCTATCCCGAGGCCACCATCAGCCGCAGCTTCGAGTTGAAGGAATTCAAGTCCGGGGCCGCGCGCATGGCGATCGAGGCGGACGTGCCGATCGTCCCGGTGGTGATCTGGGGCGCACACCGCGTGTGGACCAAGGACATCCCGAAAAAGCTGGGCCGCCACAACTTTCCGATCAACATCCGGGTCGGCACGCCCATCCCCGCCACCGAACCCGCCGAAACCCTCACCGCCACCCTGCGCACCGCCATGTCCACCCTGCTCGGCCAGGCCCAGCAGGACTATCCGATGGAGCCCGGCGCCCGCTGGGTCCCCGCCCGCCTGGGCGGCACCGCCCCCACCCTCGACGAGGCCGCCGTCCTGGAACAGGAAGAACTCGCCCGCCGCCGCGCCGCCCGCGACCACTAG
- a CDS encoding heavy metal translocating P-type ATPase, with the protein MTTATQPPGTGQVELVIGGMTCASCANRIEKKLNKLDGVTATVNYATEKARVDVTGDVSPAELIATVEQAGYSATLPTPAPAETAAVAADPTAALRTRLLVSLVLTVPVIAMAMIPALQFTNWQWLSLTLAAPVVVWGALPFHRAAWANLRHGTATMDTLVSMGTLAAFGWSLYALFWGTAGTAGMTHPFEFTISRMDGSGSIYLEAAAGVTTFILAGRYFEARSKRQAGAALRALLELGAKEVSVLRDGAEQRIPVEQLVVGDRFVVRPGEKIATDGVVLEGSSAVDASMLTGESVPVEVGPEDTVVGATVNVGGRIVVRATRIGSDTQLAQMAKLVEDAQTGKAQAQRLADRISGIFVPIVLALAVATLGFWLGTGGSVAAAFTAAVAVLIIACPCALGLATPTALLVGTGRGAQLGILIKGPEVLESTKRVDTIVLDKTGTVTTGRMTLLDVVAADGEDADEVLALAGALEDSSEHPIAQAIAKGAKERGELAAVEGFENIEGLGVQGVVDGHAMLVGRARLLADWSQQLGADLERAMQAAETDGKTAVAVGWDGKARGVLVVADAVKPTSAEAISQLRALGLTPIMLTGDNKAAAAAIAAQVGIGEVIAEVLPQDKVDTVKRLQAEGKVVAMVGDGVNDAAALAQADLGLAMGTGTDVAIEASDLTLVRGDLRAAADAIRLSRRTLGTIKGNLFWAFAYNVAAIPLAMAGLLNPMLAGAAMAFSSVFVVSNSLRLRGFRSTAA; encoded by the coding sequence ATGACCACCGCGACGCAACCACCCGGAACCGGGCAGGTCGAACTGGTGATCGGCGGCATGACCTGCGCATCCTGCGCCAACCGCATCGAGAAGAAGCTGAACAAGCTCGACGGTGTCACGGCGACGGTGAACTATGCGACCGAGAAGGCGCGGGTCGACGTCACCGGTGACGTCTCGCCCGCCGAGCTGATCGCCACGGTCGAGCAGGCCGGGTACAGCGCGACCCTGCCCACCCCCGCCCCTGCGGAAACCGCTGCCGTGGCAGCAGATCCGACCGCCGCGTTGCGCACCAGGCTGCTGGTCTCGCTGGTGCTCACCGTGCCGGTAATCGCGATGGCGATGATCCCCGCCTTGCAGTTCACCAACTGGCAGTGGCTCTCGCTCACGCTGGCCGCACCCGTCGTGGTGTGGGGTGCGCTGCCGTTCCACCGGGCGGCGTGGGCCAATTTGCGCCACGGCACGGCGACCATGGACACGCTGGTATCGATGGGCACCCTCGCCGCCTTCGGCTGGTCGCTGTACGCGCTGTTCTGGGGCACCGCCGGGACGGCGGGCATGACGCACCCGTTCGAGTTCACCATCTCGCGGATGGACGGTTCGGGCAGCATCTACCTGGAAGCCGCCGCGGGCGTCACCACCTTCATCCTGGCCGGGCGCTACTTCGAGGCCCGTTCCAAGCGACAGGCCGGCGCCGCGCTGCGCGCGCTGCTCGAACTCGGCGCCAAAGAGGTCTCGGTGTTGCGCGACGGTGCGGAGCAGCGAATCCCGGTGGAGCAGTTGGTCGTCGGCGATCGGTTCGTGGTCCGGCCCGGTGAGAAGATCGCCACCGACGGCGTGGTGCTGGAGGGCTCCTCGGCGGTCGACGCCTCGATGCTGACCGGCGAATCGGTGCCGGTCGAGGTGGGCCCCGAGGACACCGTGGTCGGCGCGACGGTGAACGTCGGCGGGCGAATCGTGGTGCGCGCCACCCGGATCGGCTCGGACACCCAGCTGGCGCAGATGGCGAAGCTGGTCGAAGACGCGCAGACCGGCAAGGCGCAGGCGCAACGACTGGCCGACCGGATCTCCGGGATCTTCGTGCCGATCGTGCTGGCGCTGGCGGTCGCGACGCTCGGGTTCTGGCTCGGCACCGGCGGTTCCGTCGCGGCGGCCTTCACCGCGGCGGTCGCGGTGCTGATCATCGCGTGCCCGTGCGCGCTCGGCCTGGCCACGCCGACCGCGTTGCTGGTGGGTACCGGTCGCGGCGCGCAGCTCGGCATCCTGATCAAGGGCCCCGAGGTGCTGGAATCGACCAAGCGCGTGGACACCATCGTGCTGGACAAGACCGGAACCGTCACCACCGGCCGGATGACCCTGCTCGACGTGGTCGCCGCCGACGGCGAGGACGCCGACGAGGTGCTCGCACTCGCCGGGGCGCTGGAGGATTCGTCCGAGCACCCGATCGCGCAGGCGATCGCCAAGGGCGCCAAGGAACGTGGCGAACTGGCCGCGGTCGAGGGCTTCGAGAACATCGAAGGGCTCGGCGTGCAGGGCGTGGTCGACGGGCACGCGATGCTCGTCGGACGAGCCCGGCTGCTCGCGGACTGGTCCCAGCAGTTGGGTGCCGATCTGGAACGGGCCATGCAGGCTGCCGAGACAGACGGTAAGACCGCGGTCGCGGTGGGCTGGGACGGAAAGGCACGCGGCGTGCTGGTCGTCGCCGACGCCGTGAAACCGACCTCGGCCGAGGCGATTTCGCAACTGCGTGCGCTCGGCCTGACCCCGATCATGCTGACCGGCGACAACAAGGCGGCCGCCGCGGCGATCGCCGCCCAGGTCGGGATCGGCGAGGTGATCGCGGAGGTGCTGCCGCAGGACAAGGTGGACACCGTCAAGCGGTTGCAGGCCGAAGGCAAGGTCGTCGCGATGGTCGGTGACGGCGTGAACGACGCCGCGGCGCTGGCGCAGGCCGATCTGGGCCTGGCCATGGGCACCGGCACCGATGTCGCCATCGAGGCGAGCGACCTGACCCTCGTCCGGGGCGACCTGCGTGCCGCCGCCGATGCGATCCGGTTGTCCCGTAGGACCCTGGGCACCATCAAGGGCAACCTGTTCTGGGCCTTCGCCTATAACGTGGCCGCGATCCCGCTGGCCATGGCCGGGCTGCTGAACCCGATGCTGGCCGGTGCGGCGATGGCGTTCTCGTCGGTCTTCGTCGTCAGCAACAGCCTGCGGCTGCGCGGATTCCGTTCCACCGCAGCGTGA
- a CDS encoding nitroreductase/quinone reductase family protein has translation MSDQPTPDINDWNARIIAEVRASGGYAAWSSEAEFAAGRPVPPRIPGFGDSRGMPLILVHHTGAKTGRARISPLFYLPVGDSWAVFGTHGGSPHHPAWYRNLMADPQVTVEAGAETVSAVARLTEGAERAQIWAEQTALVPKFADFEVASGRQIPVVLLERAT, from the coding sequence ATGTCCGACCAACCCACCCCCGATATCAACGACTGGAACGCCCGAATCATCGCCGAGGTCCGGGCGAGCGGCGGGTACGCCGCGTGGAGTAGCGAGGCCGAATTCGCCGCGGGCCGCCCGGTCCCGCCCCGCATCCCGGGCTTCGGTGACTCCCGCGGCATGCCGCTGATCCTGGTCCACCACACCGGCGCCAAAACCGGACGCGCCCGGATCAGCCCGCTGTTCTATCTGCCGGTCGGCGACAGTTGGGCCGTCTTCGGCACGCACGGCGGCAGCCCGCACCATCCGGCCTGGTACCGCAACCTCATGGCCGACCCGCAGGTCACCGTCGAAGCGGGCGCGGAAACGGTGTCCGCCGTAGCCCGGCTCACCGAAGGGGCTGAGCGTGCGCAGATCTGGGCCGAGCAGACAGCGCTCGTGCCGAAGTTCGCCGACTTCGAGGTCGCTTCCGGCCGGCAGATTCCGGTCGTCCTGCTGGAGCGCGCCACCTAG
- a CDS encoding lysophospholipid acyltransferase family protein has product MEPVYRTIIGLARTVFFVEGLKFTVKGDEHIPAQGGAVLAVNHTGYMDFTYAGLPVRTPKRYIRFMAKKEVFDDKISGPIMRALKHIPVDRGAGADSYKAAVEYLRRGELVGVYPEATISRSFEIKEFKSGAARMALEADVPIIPIVIWGAQRVWTKGFPKRLGRTNTPISIAVGAPIAPFEPAAELTAKLRATMQEMLLDLQKDYVHEQGAYWVPARLGGSAPTLEEADALDAAEAAEKAARKKSAS; this is encoded by the coding sequence GTGGAACCCGTCTACCGCACGATCATCGGCCTGGCCCGAACCGTCTTCTTCGTCGAGGGGCTGAAGTTCACCGTCAAGGGCGATGAACATATCCCCGCGCAGGGTGGTGCCGTGCTCGCGGTCAACCACACCGGCTATATGGACTTCACCTACGCGGGGCTGCCGGTGCGCACGCCCAAGCGCTACATCCGGTTCATGGCCAAGAAAGAGGTCTTCGACGACAAGATCTCCGGCCCGATCATGCGCGCGCTCAAGCACATTCCGGTCGACCGGGGTGCGGGGGCCGACTCCTACAAAGCCGCGGTGGAGTACCTGCGCCGTGGTGAACTCGTCGGGGTCTATCCCGAGGCGACCATCAGCCGCAGCTTCGAGATCAAGGAGTTCAAATCCGGTGCCGCGCGCATGGCGCTGGAGGCGGACGTGCCGATCATCCCCATCGTCATCTGGGGCGCGCAGCGCGTGTGGACCAAGGGCTTCCCGAAGCGTCTGGGTCGCACCAACACCCCGATCTCCATCGCGGTCGGCGCACCCATCGCGCCGTTCGAGCCCGCCGCCGAACTCACCGCGAAGCTGCGTGCGACCATGCAGGAAATGCTGCTCGACCTGCAAAAGGACTACGTGCACGAACAGGGCGCGTACTGGGTCCCGGCCCGCCTCGGCGGTAGCGCTCCTACCCTGGAAGAGGCCGACGCGCTCGACGCCGCCGAGGCCGCGGAAAAGGCCGCACGCAAGAAGTCGGCCTCGTAG
- a CDS encoding TetR/AcrR family transcriptional regulator codes for MATTSRSYGGVPIEQRRARRRAALLDAAQDIIGTSGFAKLTVSGLCTQAKLSERYYYESFTDLDTVFSELFERIVDEIGQAVVAAFVTTSADIRAKTRAAIAAAVDLIADNPRKARIVTVEAQLNPALLQRRAEVMRSFAGIMMAVCAAEVGAEIVENAGDRAEFAATHLLGGLWETTNSWLSGTLPISRADLIDRSTDQFLLTAEHLIGAPLTQ; via the coding sequence GTGGCTACCACCTCGCGGTCCTACGGCGGCGTGCCCATCGAGCAACGGCGCGCGCGGCGGCGCGCGGCCCTGCTCGACGCCGCTCAGGACATCATCGGCACGTCAGGTTTCGCCAAACTGACCGTTTCCGGGCTGTGCACCCAGGCCAAGCTGTCCGAGCGGTACTACTACGAGAGCTTCACCGACCTCGACACCGTGTTCAGCGAGCTGTTCGAGCGCATCGTCGACGAGATCGGCCAGGCCGTGGTCGCCGCGTTCGTCACCACGTCGGCCGATATCCGCGCCAAGACCCGGGCCGCCATCGCCGCCGCCGTCGACCTGATCGCCGACAACCCGCGCAAGGCGCGCATCGTCACGGTCGAAGCCCAGTTGAACCCGGCCCTGCTGCAGCGCCGCGCCGAGGTGATGCGTTCCTTCGCGGGCATCATGATGGCGGTGTGCGCCGCCGAGGTCGGCGCGGAGATCGTCGAAAATGCCGGGGACCGCGCCGAATTCGCGGCCACCCACCTACTCGGCGGCCTCTGGGAAACCACCAACAGCTGGTTGTCGGGCACCCTCCCCATCTCCCGCGCCGACCTCATCGACCGCTCCACCGACCAATTCCTGCTCACCGCAGAGCATTTGATCGGCGCACCGCTCACGCAGTGA
- a CDS encoding TetR/AcrR family transcriptional regulator: MAVPESISRRRAPRVDAIRNREAIVETASAVLAAHGTAVDVREIARRSGVGMGTLYRHFPKKEDLVQAVLRRDFTTWAESARHTAIDATDPWTALTDFYQQALTGYARHRAIVENFALTWTDPDLEGIEQLRLVIEQLRARATDVLRPGVTTDDLLLLLVSLGHAVQITGDGNPHRWQRLLHISLDGLRADHQEPLIQ, from the coding sequence ATGGCAGTACCGGAAAGCATCAGCCGACGCCGTGCACCCCGGGTGGACGCGATCCGCAACCGGGAGGCGATCGTCGAGACGGCTTCGGCGGTTCTGGCCGCACACGGCACTGCGGTGGACGTCCGCGAGATCGCCCGCCGCAGCGGGGTGGGCATGGGCACGCTCTACCGGCACTTCCCGAAAAAGGAAGACCTCGTGCAGGCGGTGCTGCGCCGGGACTTCACCACGTGGGCGGAATCCGCGCGGCACACGGCGATCGACGCCACGGACCCCTGGACCGCACTGACCGACTTCTACCAGCAGGCCCTCACCGGCTACGCCCGGCACCGCGCGATCGTGGAGAACTTCGCGCTCACGTGGACCGACCCCGACCTCGAAGGCATCGAGCAGCTTCGCCTCGTCATCGAGCAACTCCGCGCCCGGGCCACCGACGTGCTGCGGCCCGGCGTGACCACCGACGATCTACTGCTCCTACTGGTTTCGCTGGGGCACGCCGTCCAGATCACCGGCGACGGCAACCCGCACCGGTGGCAGCGGCTGCTGCACATCTCGCTCGACGGGCTGCGTGCCGATCACCAGGAACCACTCATTCAGTAA
- a CDS encoding class I SAM-dependent methyltransferase yields the protein MPELFDYDAELRRHNEHFRAAVDVGAGERVLDIGCGTGQSTREAARVAERVLGVDRSAPMLEQARRISAEQGCTNVTYQLADAQVHPFPTAHFDLCISRFGTMFFPDPVAAFTNIGRALRPGARMVLLVWQQRARNEWATAIRESLTSTPASPGGPDAFSLADPAVTEGILQAAGYTDLTFTDVHEPVYYGPDTATALDTVLRLWEVKDLLAALEPAAAEQARARLTATLDAHHTETGVYFDSRAWIVQARRSR from the coding sequence ATGCCGGAGTTGTTCGACTACGACGCGGAACTGCGGCGGCACAACGAACACTTCCGTGCCGCCGTCGACGTGGGCGCGGGCGAGCGCGTGCTCGATATCGGTTGCGGGACAGGACAGTCCACGCGGGAAGCCGCGCGCGTCGCCGAGCGCGTGCTGGGCGTCGATCGCTCCGCGCCGATGCTCGAACAAGCCCGTCGGATCAGTGCTGAGCAGGGCTGCACCAACGTCACCTACCAACTGGCCGATGCCCAGGTGCATCCCTTCCCCACAGCACATTTCGACCTGTGTATCAGCAGATTCGGCACGATGTTCTTTCCCGACCCGGTCGCCGCGTTCACCAACATCGGGCGGGCCTTACGCCCCGGTGCGCGGATGGTGCTGCTGGTCTGGCAGCAGCGTGCGCGCAACGAATGGGCCACCGCGATCCGTGAATCCCTCACCAGCACACCGGCTTCGCCCGGCGGGCCGGACGCGTTCTCCCTCGCCGATCCGGCGGTCACCGAAGGCATCTTGCAGGCCGCCGGATACACCGACCTCACCTTTACAGACGTGCACGAACCCGTTTACTACGGCCCGGACACCGCCACCGCCCTGGATACGGTGCTCCGCCTGTGGGAAGTCAAAGACCTGCTCGCCGCTCTGGAACCCGCCGCCGCCGAACAAGCCCGCGCCCGCCTGACCGCCACCCTCGACGCCCACCACACCGAAACCGGCGTCTACTTCGACTCCCGCGCCTGGATCGTGCAGGCGCGCCGCAGTCGGTGA
- a CDS encoding Rieske 2Fe-2S domain-containing protein, protein MQITSVGHAGFHIRTAAGSILCDPWVNPAYFGSWFPFPDNTQLDWDELGNCDFLYVSHLHRDHFDAKNLAEHVNKDATVLLPDYPVPDLKRELEQLGFTKFFETEDSVKHTVTGPGGDIDIMIIALRAPADGPIGDSGLVVSDGETTCFNMNDARPVDMDVLHDAFGHVDIHLLQYSGAIWYPMVYDIPNRTKANFGKQKRQRGMDRCRSYVEQVGATWVVPSAGPPVFLDDELRYLNDDRGDEGNIFPDQMVFLEQMRIHGNEGGILMIPGSVADVRGRELELTHPFEPGLIYDNKAEYIELMAQRLAPVLAAEKASWATNDEPLLEPLRALFEPIMAQSDLICDGIGYPVGLVLGDETVVLDFPKRVVRGPIEGEGKYRYGFRIAPDLVRTVLRDREPDWVNTIFLSTRFQAWRIGGYNEFLYTFFKCLTDERIAYADGWFSEAHDDSASTELDGWEVQRRCPHLKADLSKFGVVEGNTLTCNLHGWQWDLESGRCKTSKGHELRSRKL, encoded by the coding sequence GTGCAGATCACCAGCGTCGGACACGCCGGATTCCACATCCGCACCGCGGCCGGGTCGATCCTTTGCGATCCGTGGGTCAATCCGGCCTACTTCGGTTCGTGGTTCCCGTTCCCCGACAACACCCAGCTGGACTGGGACGAGCTGGGCAACTGCGATTTCCTCTACGTCTCGCATCTGCACCGCGACCACTTCGACGCGAAGAATTTGGCCGAGCACGTCAACAAGGACGCGACCGTGCTGCTGCCGGACTACCCGGTGCCGGATCTGAAGCGCGAGCTGGAGCAGCTGGGCTTCACCAAGTTCTTCGAGACCGAGGATTCGGTCAAGCACACGGTCACCGGTCCGGGCGGCGATATCGACATCATGATCATCGCGCTGCGTGCGCCCGCCGACGGCCCGATCGGCGATTCCGGACTGGTCGTCTCCGACGGCGAGACCACCTGTTTCAACATGAACGACGCCCGCCCCGTGGACATGGACGTGCTGCACGACGCGTTCGGGCACGTCGACATCCACCTGCTGCAGTACTCGGGCGCGATCTGGTACCCGATGGTCTACGACATCCCGAACCGCACCAAGGCGAACTTCGGCAAACAGAAGCGTCAGCGCGGCATGGACCGCTGCCGCAGCTACGTCGAGCAGGTCGGCGCGACCTGGGTGGTGCCCTCCGCCGGTCCGCCGGTGTTCCTCGACGACGAACTGCGCTACCTGAACGACGACCGCGGCGACGAGGGCAACATCTTCCCGGACCAGATGGTGTTCCTGGAGCAGATGCGCATCCACGGCAACGAGGGCGGGATCCTGATGATCCCCGGCTCGGTCGCCGACGTGCGCGGGCGGGAACTCGAGCTCACCCACCCGTTCGAGCCGGGCCTGATCTACGACAACAAGGCCGAGTACATCGAACTGATGGCGCAGCGCCTCGCGCCGGTGCTGGCGGCCGAAAAGGCTTCCTGGGCAACGAATGACGAGCCGCTGCTGGAGCCGCTGCGGGCACTGTTCGAGCCGATCATGGCGCAGAGCGATCTGATCTGCGACGGCATCGGTTACCCCGTCGGGCTGGTGCTCGGCGACGAGACGGTGGTGCTGGACTTCCCGAAGCGGGTGGTGCGCGGCCCGATCGAGGGCGAAGGTAAGTACCGCTACGGTTTCCGCATCGCGCCGGACCTGGTGCGCACCGTGCTGCGGGACCGGGAACCGGACTGGGTGAACACCATCTTCCTGTCCACCCGCTTCCAGGCGTGGCGGATCGGCGGCTACAACGAATTCCTCTACACCTTCTTCAAATGCCTCACCGATGAGCGCATCGCCTACGCCGACGGCTGGTTCTCCGAGGCGCACGACGATTCCGCGTCCACCGAACTGGACGGCTGGGAAGTGCAGCGGCGTTGCCCGCACCTGAAGGCGGATCTCTCGAAATTCGGTGTAGTGGAAGGCAATACCCTCACCTGCAATTTGCACGGCTGGCAATGGGATCTGGAATCGGGACGGTGTAAAACGTCCAAGGGGCACGAATTGCGCTCGCGCAAGCTCTGA
- a CDS encoding LLM class flavin-dependent oxidoreductase, whose product MHDDVFRSALWLPLFDELADPIAVARLAAEAEEAGWHGVFVWDHLRWQAPVQLAADPWITLATIATATERLRFGPMVTPLARRRPAKVAKETATLDRLGGGRLTLGVGLGSNRFGDELRATGEELDDRRRAQMLDESLAILAAAWSGEPVRHHGQHYTVDDVSFLPRPVQRPGVPVWAAGFPGKVAPLRRAARLDGFFPVNLEHPDQVAEIAGTLTGLRAEPATPYDIAVALPAGTDSAPYAAAGATWWLAEFEPDTVTLDQVRGVLRDGPVDPGRGR is encoded by the coding sequence ATGCACGACGACGTCTTCCGGTCCGCCCTCTGGCTGCCGCTGTTCGACGAACTCGCGGATCCGATCGCGGTCGCGCGGCTGGCCGCGGAGGCCGAGGAAGCCGGTTGGCACGGCGTGTTCGTGTGGGACCATCTGCGCTGGCAGGCACCGGTCCAGCTGGCGGCCGACCCGTGGATCACCCTGGCCACGATCGCCACCGCCACCGAACGCCTCCGGTTCGGGCCGATGGTCACCCCGCTCGCCCGCCGCCGACCGGCCAAGGTCGCCAAGGAGACCGCGACGCTGGACCGGCTCGGCGGTGGCCGGCTCACGCTCGGTGTCGGCCTCGGCAGTAATCGGTTCGGCGACGAATTGCGCGCGACCGGCGAGGAACTCGACGACCGGCGGCGCGCGCAGATGCTCGACGAGTCGCTGGCGATTCTCGCCGCGGCCTGGTCGGGTGAGCCGGTGCGGCACCACGGACAGCACTACACCGTCGACGACGTCTCGTTCCTGCCCAGGCCGGTGCAGCGGCCCGGCGTGCCGGTGTGGGCCGCGGGATTCCCGGGGAAGGTCGCCCCGCTGCGACGCGCCGCCCGGCTCGACGGATTCTTCCCGGTCAACCTCGAACACCCGGATCAGGTCGCCGAGATCGCCGGCACGCTCACCGGTCTGCGTGCCGAACCCGCGACGCCGTACGACATCGCGGTCGCGCTTCCGGCGGGCACCGACTCGGCGCCCTATGCCGCGGCGGGCGCCACGTGGTGGCTGGCGGAATTCGAGCCGGACACAGTGACACTCGACCAGGTGCGGGGCGTCCTCCGCGACGGGCCGGTGGATCCGGGAAGGGGTCGATGA
- a CDS encoding oxygenase MpaB family protein: protein MAHDNQKLPTPQLFTEFPFKYAVPVLAPGDLSCTAAQRDSFRRFAQVGDPLADDVVAMFKRLPVGEGRRMFEIAVERGIDAVPDAPAELTAFFAQVEADPYWLDRDKLDRGARVVGRTSVWGGIAMGMFALMGGYLASRADKTLVGTGDLDAMAPRRLAETTQWWLDVTTPGGLARNAVGYKSVLRVRLMHALVRAGMNRRPDWDYDAWDHPVNQVLTVGTLGLFSMANLVGAQALGLRFSPKEKDAVFQLWRYVGFLLGIDQEILPTCETDTWRAFWILADTEFIPDADSQRLAQALIPAAGGLFIDNTTAPRRAVRAVLTSYMVAYSRIILGRSNADFLGLPDSRFFQSAVLATAVVNGALEVPRRILPGATRFSENLGARVRTRLVRGSIARNGGDRTYARHDTYARPALRAG from the coding sequence ATGGCGCATGACAACCAGAAGCTGCCGACTCCGCAGCTGTTCACGGAGTTCCCGTTCAAATACGCGGTGCCGGTGCTGGCACCCGGCGATCTGAGCTGCACTGCCGCCCAACGTGATTCGTTCCGGCGCTTCGCACAGGTCGGTGACCCGCTCGCGGACGACGTGGTCGCGATGTTCAAGCGGCTGCCCGTCGGTGAAGGACGCCGGATGTTCGAGATCGCGGTGGAACGCGGCATCGACGCGGTGCCGGACGCGCCCGCGGAACTGACCGCCTTCTTCGCGCAGGTGGAAGCGGACCCGTACTGGCTGGACCGGGACAAGCTCGACCGCGGGGCCCGGGTGGTCGGGCGCACCAGCGTCTGGGGCGGTATCGCGATGGGCATGTTCGCCCTGATGGGCGGCTACCTCGCGTCCCGCGCGGACAAAACCCTCGTCGGCACCGGCGACCTAGACGCGATGGCGCCGCGCCGGCTTGCCGAAACCACCCAGTGGTGGCTGGACGTGACCACGCCGGGCGGGCTGGCGCGCAACGCCGTCGGCTACAAGAGCGTGCTGCGGGTCCGGTTGATGCACGCGCTGGTGCGGGCGGGCATGAACCGCAGACCCGACTGGGACTACGACGCGTGGGATCACCCGGTCAACCAGGTACTCACCGTCGGCACCCTGGGCCTGTTCTCGATGGCGAATCTGGTTGGCGCGCAAGCACTCGGCCTGCGTTTCTCGCCCAAAGAGAAGGACGCGGTCTTCCAGCTGTGGCGCTATGTCGGGTTCCTGCTCGGTATCGATCAGGAAATCCTGCCGACCTGTGAGACCGATACCTGGCGCGCGTTCTGGATTCTCGCCGACACCGAATTCATCCCCGACGCCGATTCCCAGCGCCTGGCCCAGGCGCTGATTCCCGCGGCGGGCGGTCTGTTCATCGACAACACCACCGCGCCGCGCCGGGCGGTCCGTGCCGTGCTGACCAGCTACATGGTGGCCTACAGCCGGATCATCCTGGGCCGCAGCAACGCCGATTTCCTCGGTCTCCCGGACAGTCGCTTCTTCCAGAGCGCGGTGCTGGCGACCGCCGTCGTGAACGGCGCGCTGGAGGTGCCCCGCCGAATCCTGCCCGGCGCCACCCGTTTCAGCGAAAACCTCGGCGCCCGCGTCCGCACCCGCCTCGTCCGCGGTTCCATCGCCCGCAACGGCGGCGACCGCACCTACGCCCGGCACGACACCTACGCCCGCCCCGCCCTCCGCGCGGGGTAG
- a CDS encoding sterol desaturase family protein: MTKPAAGKQDSAAGRDPVEASARERVRKDERSLRRGLTLGAAAREFLRHPSPWLIGGTLVAALIGRILVGDWQVTDAMVPAVMLAVFPAFEWIVHVTVLHWRPRQLGPIAIDSELARKHREHHVDPRDIPLIFIPTKTLSVLVVVLIALALFAFPRLGLGLSFLLTITVLGLGYEWTHYLIHTDYKPKGALYRAVWRNHRHHHYKNEHYWFTVTTSGTADRLFGTHPDPATTETSPTARNLHAT; the protein is encoded by the coding sequence ATGACGAAACCCGCAGCTGGGAAACAGGATTCAGCAGCCGGACGCGATCCGGTCGAGGCGAGTGCGCGTGAGCGAGTGCGCAAGGACGAACGGTCGTTGCGCCGGGGGCTCACGCTCGGGGCGGCGGCACGCGAGTTCCTCCGCCATCCGTCGCCGTGGCTCATCGGCGGCACGCTGGTCGCGGCGCTGATCGGCCGTATCCTGGTCGGCGACTGGCAGGTGACCGACGCCATGGTGCCCGCGGTGATGCTCGCGGTGTTCCCGGCCTTCGAATGGATTGTGCACGTCACCGTGTTGCATTGGCGGCCACGGCAGCTCGGCCCGATCGCGATCGACAGCGAGCTGGCGCGCAAACACCGCGAGCATCATGTGGATCCGCGCGATATTCCGCTGATCTTCATCCCGACCAAGACCCTCTCGGTGCTGGTGGTCGTCCTGATCGCGTTGGCGCTGTTCGCGTTTCCGCGCCTCGGGCTCGGCCTGTCCTTCCTGTTGACGATCACGGTGCTCGGACTCGGCTACGAGTGGACCCACTACCTGATCCACACCGACTACAAGCCGAAAGGCGCGCTCTACCGGGCGGTTTGGCGTAATCATCGGCACCACCACTACAAGAACGAGCACTACTGGTTCACCGTGACCACCTCCGGCACCGCGGATCGCCTCTTCGGCACCCACCCCGACCCCGCGACCACCGAAACCTCCCCCACCGCCCGCAACCTCCACGCCACCTAG